A window of the Leucothrix mucor DSM 2157 genome harbors these coding sequences:
- a CDS encoding lytic murein transglycosylase: MKRIKPILLLSGLLLSGSALAECQNTGNFNQWLNGFKQQATASGIPANIVNGALNNVKFDPSVVQRDRSQSVFAQTFLEFSAKKVNPYRLSNGQKKIQENRALFQHIEKQFGVPAPVLTAYWALETDFGAVTGNFPTLQALATLAYDCRRGDFFRNELMHALNIIQKGDMPAAQMQGAWAGELGQLQFLPSGYDKHAVDYDGDGRRDLIRSKEDALASAASLLRQYGWQRNQAWLLEVKVPQQMDWSLARLGNKLPLAQWTKQGVTELSGRPLRPAGTAELLLPMGRNGPAFLAFPNFDVMLRWNESTVYSITAAYLATRFAGAGQVRNGNAPVQSLSMDQVKVLQSKLKARGFAVTKIDGIIGEETSGAVRKLQQQLGLPADGYPDPALLQRL, from the coding sequence ATGAAACGCATCAAACCAATCCTCCTACTCAGTGGTTTGTTACTGAGTGGCTCCGCTCTGGCAGAGTGCCAAAATACCGGTAATTTTAATCAATGGCTAAACGGCTTTAAGCAACAGGCCACGGCTTCCGGCATTCCCGCGAATATCGTCAATGGTGCGCTGAACAATGTGAAATTTGACCCCAGCGTCGTGCAGCGCGACCGTTCACAAAGTGTCTTTGCGCAGACCTTTCTGGAGTTTTCTGCCAAGAAAGTGAACCCTTATCGCCTAAGCAACGGCCAGAAAAAGATTCAGGAAAACCGCGCCCTATTTCAACACATCGAAAAGCAGTTCGGCGTACCGGCTCCCGTGCTAACGGCTTACTGGGCACTAGAAACTGACTTTGGCGCAGTGACGGGCAACTTCCCAACGCTCCAAGCACTGGCGACGCTTGCTTATGATTGTCGCCGTGGTGATTTTTTCCGGAATGAGCTGATGCACGCGCTCAATATTATCCAAAAAGGTGATATGCCAGCGGCACAAATGCAAGGCGCATGGGCCGGTGAATTAGGCCAGCTACAATTCCTGCCCTCCGGCTATGACAAGCACGCTGTGGACTATGATGGCGATGGTCGCCGTGATCTGATTCGCTCTAAAGAAGATGCACTGGCCTCCGCCGCGAGCCTATTACGTCAATACGGCTGGCAGCGAAACCAAGCTTGGCTATTGGAAGTTAAAGTACCCCAGCAAATGGATTGGTCATTAGCACGATTAGGTAATAAATTACCGCTGGCACAATGGACCAAACAAGGGGTGACGGAGCTTAGCGGTCGCCCGTTAAGACCTGCTGGCACTGCCGAACTGCTGCTACCAATGGGGCGTAATGGCCCGGCCTTTCTAGCCTTTCCAAACTTTGATGTGATGCTGCGCTGGAATGAATCAACGGTTTATTCGATCACTGCCGCTTATTTGGCAACCCGCTTTGCAGGGGCTGGGCAAGTTCGCAATGGCAATGCACCCGTACAAAGTTTATCCATGGATCAGGTCAAAGTACTGCAAAGTAAGCTGAAGGCACGCGGCTTTGCGGTAACTAAAATTGATGGGATTATTGGCGAGGAAACCAGCGGCGCGGTGCGTAAATTGCAGCAGCAGCTAGGCTTACCGGCAGATGGCTATCCTGACCCTGCGCTATTGCAACGTTTGTAA
- the thiS gene encoding sulfur carrier protein ThiS yields the protein MLEISVNGERKSLAQPQVLELAMQEWGFDPKDLLVIAVNQTFVPRDRWMDTEVQAADQIDILQPIVGG from the coding sequence ATGTTAGAAATAAGTGTAAATGGTGAGCGCAAGTCCTTGGCTCAGCCGCAAGTCTTAGAGCTCGCCATGCAGGAGTGGGGATTTGACCCCAAAGATCTGTTGGTGATTGCAGTGAATCAGACCTTTGTGCCGCGTGATCGCTGGATGGATACCGAAGTGCAAGCGGCTGATCAGATTGATATTTTGCAACCGATTGTGGGTGGGTGA
- a CDS encoding YHYH protein: MRLSNCPSLLGILACSALVLGGCNGSSESKATAAATPKVDTPAQPAATEKALAVAATASKITADKAVINEGINLSMFVEGAFTETPKIVDCETSAGTKTTCYQFITNGAPAGRTPGPFCPRTTSDGANVGGGWFSKDGKGDLVDITGEFILKLGEYYGDEKWMVYDAETNKVRYTATKEACLGAAKPDVEEEYMQNCIECELSYLDDDFSRTFLIPTKPIPAANTAGRVATAGISLDGTELSGPAPVNAILGAYTIAAFDDCGGHTNVHQGYHYHASTGCGSVPDKSGNGYAPLIGYAADGYPVYAWKDEAGNEAESLDECRGTTDAVRGYHYRAASPSENMFVGCLHGEVINSGRGPGGPPPGGRPPGGGPPPAGNNAKTAG; the protein is encoded by the coding sequence ATGCGCTTATCAAATTGCCCGTCGCTACTCGGCATTCTTGCCTGTAGTGCGCTGGTTTTAGGGGGATGTAATGGCTCCTCTGAGAGTAAAGCCACTGCCGCGGCGACGCCTAAAGTCGACACGCCGGCACAGCCTGCCGCCACAGAAAAAGCGTTAGCCGTAGCCGCAACCGCTTCAAAAATAACAGCAGATAAAGCGGTCATTAACGAAGGAATCAACCTATCGATGTTTGTCGAGGGGGCCTTTACTGAAACACCTAAAATTGTGGACTGTGAAACGAGTGCAGGCACAAAAACGACTTGTTACCAGTTCATCACGAATGGTGCACCGGCAGGCCGCACACCGGGCCCATTTTGCCCTAGAACGACTAGCGACGGTGCGAATGTTGGCGGCGGCTGGTTTAGTAAAGATGGTAAGGGAGATTTAGTGGATATTACCGGAGAATTTATCCTAAAACTGGGTGAGTACTACGGTGATGAGAAGTGGATGGTCTACGACGCGGAGACGAATAAAGTTCGCTATACCGCGACCAAAGAGGCCTGTTTAGGCGCTGCAAAACCGGACGTTGAAGAAGAATATATGCAAAACTGCATTGAGTGTGAGTTGTCTTACCTTGATGATGATTTCTCGCGTACTTTCCTCATTCCAACCAAACCTATTCCCGCGGCTAATACCGCTGGCCGGGTTGCGACTGCCGGTATCTCTTTAGATGGTACTGAGTTATCAGGCCCTGCGCCGGTTAACGCGATTTTAGGTGCTTACACCATTGCAGCCTTTGATGACTGCGGCGGACACACCAATGTGCATCAGGGCTATCATTATCACGCCTCCACAGGTTGTGGCAGTGTGCCTGATAAATCCGGTAATGGTTATGCCCCATTAATTGGTTATGCGGCAGACGGCTATCCGGTTTATGCCTGGAAAGATGAAGCAGGTAATGAGGCGGAGTCTCTGGATGAGTGCCGAGGTACAACGGATGCCGTGAGAGGTTATCACTACCGCGCGGCTAGCCCGAGTGAGAATATGTTTGTGGGCTGTCTGCATGGCGAGGTGATTAACTCCGGGCGTGGCCCAGGCGGACCTCCTCCGGGTGGCAGACCTCCGGGCGGTGGACCTCCACCTGCGGGTAATAACGCCAAAACAGCAGGCTGA
- a CDS encoding TetR/AcrR family transcriptional regulator: MGAGRHREFDTEEALIKAMKTFWLKGFSGTSLTDLTEAMGITKPSLYSAFGNKEALFISAITKYAGMSGGLFLSTLRAENLSLQERVRAYLQGIAKQLLDPSHPSGCFVTNSTCEAGSTCLPDKAKETVHAINRRSTESFLAFFKEEESKGNLKPQTDPELLADSLLTIRFGLAVMARNGATEDRLTKVIDHGMSLF; encoded by the coding sequence ATGGGTGCAGGTCGTCACCGCGAATTTGATACAGAAGAAGCGCTGATTAAAGCGATGAAAACGTTCTGGCTGAAAGGTTTTAGCGGTACATCATTAACTGATTTAACCGAGGCAATGGGTATCACTAAGCCCAGCCTTTATTCGGCATTTGGCAATAAAGAAGCCTTATTTATCAGTGCAATAACGAAATATGCAGGGATGAGCGGTGGGCTATTCTTAAGCACGTTACGGGCAGAGAACCTAAGCTTGCAGGAAAGAGTACGCGCGTATCTGCAAGGCATTGCCAAGCAACTGCTTGACCCCTCGCATCCTAGTGGCTGCTTTGTAACCAATAGCACTTGCGAAGCTGGCAGCACTTGCTTACCGGACAAGGCTAAAGAAACAGTGCATGCCATTAATCGCCGCTCAACCGAGTCCTTTCTCGCCTTTTTTAAAGAGGAAGAAAGCAAAGGCAATCTAAAGCCTCAAACAGATCCGGAGCTGTTGGCAGACTCGTTATTAACCATACGATTTGGTTTAGCCGTGATGGCCAGAAATGGAGCAACAGAGGATAGGCTCACCAAGGTCATTGACCATGGCATGTCACTGTTTTGA
- a CDS encoding thiazole synthase has translation MSENINDNRDRWSVYGKTLSSRFFIGTALYPSPEVMQQSILASKADVVTVSLRRQSPGQQGGNQYWELIKASGCALLPNTAGCHTAKEAITLAQMSRELFKTDWIKLEVIGDDYNLQPDPFATLEAAETLVTEGFKVFPYCTDDLVLCQKLRDVGCEVLMPWGSPIGTGLGLLNPHALRTIRERLPEMTLLVDAGIGKPSDACRAMELGFDAVLLNTAVAQAHDPVVMAGAFASAIEAGRSAWRSGMIEAREAASASTPTIGTPFWHQS, from the coding sequence ATGTCTGAAAACATAAATGATAACCGTGATCGCTGGAGCGTTTACGGCAAAACCTTGAGCAGTCGCTTCTTTATCGGCACGGCGCTGTACCCTTCACCTGAGGTGATGCAGCAGTCTATTTTAGCCTCCAAAGCGGACGTGGTGACGGTGTCATTACGTCGTCAATCGCCAGGCCAGCAGGGCGGTAATCAATACTGGGAATTGATCAAAGCCAGTGGTTGCGCGTTGCTGCCCAATACCGCCGGTTGTCATACCGCTAAAGAAGCGATTACGTTAGCGCAGATGTCGCGGGAGTTATTTAAGACGGACTGGATAAAGCTGGAAGTGATTGGTGATGATTACAATCTGCAGCCCGATCCTTTTGCCACACTGGAAGCCGCCGAAACGTTGGTGACCGAGGGCTTTAAAGTATTTCCGTATTGCACGGATGACTTAGTGCTTTGCCAGAAATTACGGGATGTGGGTTGCGAGGTATTGATGCCTTGGGGCTCGCCAATTGGCACGGGGCTGGGTTTGTTAAACCCCCATGCATTGCGCACGATTCGGGAGCGTTTACCGGAAATGACCTTGCTGGTGGATGCGGGAATTGGCAAGCCTTCGGATGCTTGTCGGGCAATGGAGTTGGGTTTTGATGCGGTGCTGTTAAATACCGCCGTGGCACAAGCGCATGATCCCGTGGTGATGGCGGGAGCCTTTGCTAGTGCGATTGAAGCGGGGCGTAGTGCCTGGCGTAGCGGCATGATCGAAGCGCGGGAAGCGGCTTCGGCTAGCACGCCAACTATTGGTACACCGTTTTGGCATCAGTCTTAA
- a CDS encoding FAD-dependent oxidoreductase produces the protein MKLAIVGAGLAGRLLAWRLVSHCRELGKPVSVTLCDRQSRDFVGTGLVAAAMVAPYTEAVTTDPLTRELGVTSWHLWRKWLPELEAATGRSVEFNQQGTLVVSHPADLADWQRFQHKAQADTPADAMQYWDAKQLKQQEPELSSVFRQAMYFPEEGVIDNGALYAALDQWFDQCPEVTWLEGLDCGNFPMQPDGSAQSGYLAACETQFDYIFDCRGNDARSDLTNLRSVRGEVLRVEAPEVNLTRAIRLMHPRYPLYIAPRPNHQYVIGATQIESDDTGPATVRSALELLSALYSLHTGFSEARIQSLRVGLRPAFNDNLPRIVHEQQLIRINGLFRHGYLFAPALIDEVIQSIC, from the coding sequence ATGAAGCTAGCAATTGTTGGAGCCGGGCTGGCAGGGCGTTTGCTGGCTTGGCGCTTGGTGTCTCATTGTCGGGAGCTTGGCAAGCCGGTGTCGGTCACTTTATGTGATCGGCAATCGCGCGATTTTGTGGGGACTGGTTTGGTGGCGGCGGCAATGGTTGCGCCGTATACCGAAGCGGTGACGACTGATCCACTAACACGTGAGTTGGGCGTTACCTCGTGGCATTTATGGCGCAAATGGCTACCGGAGTTGGAAGCGGCAACGGGGCGTTCGGTTGAGTTTAATCAGCAGGGAACATTGGTGGTTTCGCATCCAGCTGACTTGGCGGATTGGCAGCGTTTTCAACATAAAGCGCAGGCGGATACACCGGCTGATGCCATGCAGTATTGGGATGCGAAACAGCTTAAGCAGCAAGAGCCGGAGTTGTCGTCGGTCTTTCGGCAAGCCATGTATTTTCCTGAGGAAGGGGTGATTGATAATGGCGCGCTGTATGCCGCATTGGATCAGTGGTTTGATCAGTGCCCTGAAGTCACGTGGTTGGAAGGTTTGGATTGCGGGAATTTCCCAATGCAGCCTGATGGTTCAGCCCAATCCGGCTATCTTGCCGCCTGCGAAACTCAGTTCGATTATATCTTCGATTGTCGGGGCAACGATGCCAGATCGGATCTAACTAACCTGCGCTCCGTGCGCGGCGAAGTACTACGAGTAGAAGCCCCAGAGGTCAACCTAACCCGTGCCATTCGCCTAATGCATCCACGCTATCCGCTCTACATCGCGCCACGCCCAAATCATCAATACGTAATCGGCGCAACGCAGATCGAAAGTGACGATACCGGCCCCGCGACTGTACGCTCTGCACTGGAATTGCTATCTGCCCTATACAGCTTACACACCGGCTTTTCCGAAGCTCGGATTCAATCCCTACGGGTGGGTTTGCGCCCAGCCTTTAATGATAATTTGCCGCGCATTGTGCATGAGCAGCAGCTAATCCGGATTAATGGTTTATTCCGGCATGGCTACCTGTTTGCGCCTGCGCTGATTGACGAGGTGATTCAATCGATATGTTAG
- a CDS encoding XdhC family protein yields MMNQDLLILQTARDWLRAGHQAVLVIVAQTWGSSPRPPGSIMALRDDGHVAGSVSGGCVEDDMIMQVREQGIPQQAGIVSYGVDQDQARRFGIPCGGTLRLVQEPLTTPDKLDELLESLAQGQLIRRTLQLSDGSVTLDKAQAGQDLELTETQFTAIFGPRYRVLLIGAGQLSALLAQIALSLDFAVTVCDPREEYYDEWAVAGAELVRTMPDDTVLSMKPDERTAIIALTHDPKLDDMALMEALNTPAFYVAALGSKLNNDRRRERLLEFDLTAQQIERLYGPAGLFIGSKTPAEIAVSIAAQMVAVQRGV; encoded by the coding sequence ATGATGAATCAGGATTTACTCATATTACAGACGGCACGCGATTGGTTGCGGGCAGGTCATCAGGCCGTGTTGGTCATCGTGGCGCAGACTTGGGGCTCGTCCCCGCGACCGCCGGGGTCAATCATGGCACTGCGTGATGATGGGCATGTAGCAGGCTCGGTCTCGGGTGGCTGTGTGGAAGATGACATGATTATGCAGGTGCGCGAGCAGGGCATTCCCCAGCAAGCGGGGATTGTGAGCTATGGCGTCGATCAGGATCAGGCGCGGCGCTTCGGGATTCCTTGTGGTGGTACTTTGCGTTTGGTACAGGAGCCGTTGACCACTCCGGACAAGCTGGATGAGCTGCTGGAATCACTGGCGCAAGGGCAACTCATTCGCCGAACACTGCAGTTATCAGATGGCAGTGTGACGCTGGACAAAGCGCAAGCTGGGCAAGATTTAGAACTCACGGAAACGCAATTCACCGCCATCTTTGGCCCTCGATATCGCGTGCTGCTGATTGGGGCAGGGCAGCTCTCTGCCTTGCTGGCGCAGATCGCGTTGAGCTTGGACTTTGCGGTGACAGTGTGTGACCCCCGCGAGGAGTATTATGATGAATGGGCCGTGGCTGGCGCTGAGTTAGTGCGCACGATGCCGGATGATACTGTGCTGTCCATGAAGCCGGATGAGCGCACCGCGATTATTGCGCTGACGCATGATCCGAAGTTGGACGATATGGCGCTGATGGAGGCGCTGAATACGCCAGCGTTTTATGTGGCCGCGTTGGGGTCTAAGTTGAATAATGACCGGCGGCGAGAGCGGTTATTAGAGTTTGATTTGACGGCGCAGCAGATTGAGAGATTGTATGGGCCGGCGGGATTGTTTATTGGGAGTAAGACGCCGGCTGAGATTGCGGTGTCGATAGCGGCGCAGATGGTGGCGGTGCAGCGGGGTGTTTAG
- the thiE gene encoding thiamine phosphate synthase, translating into MINPVISVSQPQAAASVLLIGGAGLQADWRVVHALGMHAYSVTTAVTAQNNTEVSELGVLPAWQVTAQLESVMQALKQADAQPLAAIKMGMLGDELVVAAVCDAVLRLREQGQSPRIIIDPVIAASSGTRLLTEAGEQALREQLLPLADVITPNLNELAQLTSLPVSSVSEVETAVNALLDTGATSVLLKGGHFNPESATSSDYFASDSLRFWLMGTRWPERANVRGTGCLFATAIACASAQGYSVADAIVLAKTLVSRGIRQAVPVAGAYQACLGDVSPDDWSVDYQDFPLMTPQSPEAPRPELARCDTLRLGIYPVVDSVDWVEKLIDCGITTIQLRLKTDTDNPPSEQALDTQIQQAVSVCKDRNIRLFINDHWQLAIKHGAYGIHLGQEDLYEADLQAIANAGCRLGVSTHSYTEVARALWVNPSYIALGPIYATTSKAMPWVPQGAAAVERWVELLDGEYPLVAIGGINLARAQALRATGIGSVAMISAITKAPDYQAATAELQAVWDSQ; encoded by the coding sequence ATGATTAATCCGGTAATTTCAGTCTCACAGCCTCAGGCAGCGGCCTCCGTTTTATTGATTGGTGGCGCGGGGCTGCAGGCAGATTGGCGAGTGGTACATGCGTTAGGGATGCATGCCTACAGCGTGACGACGGCGGTGACGGCTCAGAATAATACTGAGGTAAGTGAGTTGGGTGTATTGCCTGCTTGGCAAGTGACTGCGCAATTAGAAAGTGTGATGCAGGCCTTAAAGCAAGCCGATGCACAGCCTTTAGCGGCGATTAAAATGGGTATGCTGGGTGATGAGTTAGTTGTGGCTGCGGTGTGTGATGCGGTCCTGCGGCTGCGGGAACAAGGCCAGTCGCCACGTATTATTATTGATCCTGTAATTGCGGCTAGCTCAGGGACGAGATTGCTTACGGAAGCAGGTGAACAAGCGCTTCGGGAGCAGTTGCTTCCGCTGGCGGATGTGATTACTCCAAACCTTAATGAGCTGGCTCAGTTAACTAGTTTGCCTGTTTCAAGCGTGTCTGAAGTTGAGACCGCAGTGAATGCTTTGTTGGATACTGGAGCTACGTCAGTGTTACTAAAAGGTGGCCATTTTAATCCAGAGAGCGCCACTTCCAGTGACTACTTTGCGAGCGATAGTTTGCGCTTTTGGCTAATGGGAACCCGTTGGCCGGAGCGTGCCAATGTGCGAGGCACTGGTTGCTTATTTGCCACGGCGATTGCCTGTGCCAGTGCGCAAGGTTACTCGGTGGCTGATGCCATTGTGTTGGCTAAAACACTGGTGAGTCGGGGTATTCGCCAAGCAGTGCCCGTCGCCGGAGCCTATCAAGCGTGCCTAGGCGATGTGAGTCCGGATGACTGGAGCGTCGATTATCAAGACTTTCCGCTAATGACGCCTCAGTCACCAGAGGCCCCGCGACCTGAGTTGGCGCGTTGCGATACACTTCGACTAGGAATCTACCCTGTGGTTGACTCTGTGGACTGGGTTGAAAAGCTAATTGACTGCGGCATCACCACCATTCAACTGCGACTCAAAACCGATACCGATAACCCGCCCAGCGAGCAGGCGCTGGATACGCAAATTCAACAAGCCGTTTCGGTGTGCAAAGACCGCAATATCCGCCTGTTTATTAATGACCATTGGCAGCTGGCGATTAAGCACGGCGCATATGGCATTCACCTCGGGCAGGAGGATTTGTATGAGGCTGATTTGCAGGCGATTGCCAACGCCGGTTGCCGCTTGGGTGTGTCGACTCACAGCTATACCGAAGTGGCGCGCGCGCTGTGGGTGAACCCGAGTTATATCGCGCTGGGGCCGATTTATGCGACGACCAGCAAAGCCATGCCTTGGGTTCCGCAGGGGGCGGCAGCGGTCGAGCGTTGGGTGGAATTGCTGGATGGCGAGTATCCCTTAGTGGCGATTGGTGGGATTAATCTGGCGCGAGCCCAGGCCTTGAGGGCTACGGGCATAGGTTCGGTAGCGATGATTTCGGCGATTACCAAAGCGCCTGATTATCAAGCGGCGACGGCTGAGTTGCAGGCCGTATGGGACTCGCAATGA
- a CDS encoding intradiol ring-cleavage dioxygenase, which yields MKRRSFMKFGLGVGAIGGVAYWQRNSLARYALTNFSNGVTTQVAPEAGADVCVLTPEQTSGPYYVKSALRSDISEGRPGLPLKLAVEVVKVPDCSALEGVTVEIWHCDARGYYSGYSDVPVRAPFDTLATIIATQKDGSIAPTDSETFMRGGQVTDGNGMVVFETVFPGWYDPRVTHIHLKVSRDGETFLTTQLYFPDELVADIYTNHPDYKDYGTCPYNLKNDSALRDLAEQTGVVLNTVRTDNLLTATVRFGIA from the coding sequence ATGAAGCGCAGAAGTTTTATGAAGTTTGGACTTGGGGTGGGAGCGATTGGTGGCGTGGCGTACTGGCAGCGAAACTCCCTTGCTCGCTACGCATTAACCAATTTTTCTAATGGCGTAACAACCCAAGTGGCCCCAGAGGCTGGTGCGGATGTTTGTGTGCTAACGCCGGAACAGACATCTGGCCCTTACTATGTGAAATCGGCACTTCGCTCAGACATTAGTGAGGGACGGCCAGGTTTGCCGCTCAAGCTGGCGGTCGAAGTGGTGAAGGTGCCGGATTGCTCAGCGCTTGAAGGGGTAACTGTTGAAATATGGCATTGCGATGCACGAGGCTATTACTCCGGTTATAGCGATGTGCCGGTTCGTGCGCCATTTGACACGCTAGCCACCATTATTGCGACTCAAAAAGATGGCAGTATTGCACCGACGGATTCTGAAACGTTTATGCGTGGTGGACAAGTGACCGATGGCAACGGGATGGTCGTATTCGAAACCGTTTTTCCGGGTTGGTATGACCCTCGTGTCACCCACATTCACCTGAAAGTATCGCGAGATGGCGAAACCTTTTTGACAACGCAGCTTTATTTTCCTGATGAATTGGTGGCTGATATCTACACGAATCATCCGGATTATAAGGACTATGGCACTTGTCCGTATAATCTGAAAAACGATTCAGCGCTCAGGGATTTGGCTGAACAAACGGGCGTTGTTCTCAACACTGTGCGCACTGACAACTTGCTCACGGCAACGGTGAGATTTGGCATTGCCTGA
- the thiC gene encoding phosphomethylpyrimidine synthase ThiC, which translates to MSTVSPLEIQQSTVVNEITRTPLPGSRRIYVSNEAGTVHVPMREVVLSPTLLRGSGDTAEYEENPPLRIYDTSGPYTDPTAEIDLEQGLARHRQAWIDARDDTQQLNEFSSTFTREQLDAKSDLPIFKNKPLPRVAKAGANVSQMHYARQGIITPEMEFIAIRENMDLAKLSQTEIAERNAMGMPAEITAEFVRAEVAAGRAVIPANINHPELEPMIIGRNFLVKINANIGNSAVTSSIEEEVEKMVWSTRWGGDTVMDLSTGKNIHETREWILRNSPVPIGTVPIYQALEKVNGVAEDLTWELVRDTLIEQAEQGVSYFTLHAGVLLRYVPMTANRLTGIVSRGGSIMAKWCLAHHQENFLYTHFDEICQIMKAYDISFSLGDGLRPGSIRDANDEAQFAELATLGELTKIAWEHDVQVMIEGPGHVPMHKIKENMEEQERVCHGAPFYTLGPLVTDIAPGYDHITSGIGAAQIAWYGTAMLCYVTPKEHLGLPNRDDVKTGIITYKISAHAADLAKGHPSAQARDDAMSKARFEFRWVDQFNIGLDPDTARAYHDATLPKESAKVAHFCSMCGPKFCSMKITQEIRDEFGTGQAQVDKGVQIQKAMEEKSIEFLKQGSVIYRAIEAEAASQS; encoded by the coding sequence ATGAGCACAGTCAGCCCCCTTGAGATACAGCAATCCACTGTTGTCAACGAAATCACCCGCACGCCATTACCCGGTTCGCGCCGCATTTATGTGAGCAACGAAGCCGGAACTGTCCACGTGCCAATGCGTGAAGTGGTGCTTAGCCCAACGTTGTTACGCGGCTCGGGCGACACCGCAGAGTATGAAGAAAACCCACCGCTGCGCATTTACGATACCTCCGGCCCTTACACCGATCCCACTGCTGAAATCGATCTGGAACAAGGTTTAGCTCGTCATCGCCAGGCATGGATTGATGCGCGTGATGATACTCAGCAGTTGAATGAGTTCAGCTCAACCTTTACTCGCGAACAGCTGGATGCCAAATCCGATTTGCCAATCTTCAAAAACAAACCCTTGCCACGGGTTGCCAAAGCCGGCGCGAACGTTTCCCAAATGCATTACGCGCGTCAGGGTATCATCACGCCGGAGATGGAGTTCATCGCCATTCGTGAAAACATGGACTTGGCGAAACTCTCGCAAACAGAAATCGCTGAGCGCAATGCGATGGGAATGCCGGCTGAAATTACCGCCGAGTTTGTACGCGCTGAAGTGGCGGCAGGTCGTGCGGTAATCCCGGCCAATATCAATCACCCTGAGCTTGAGCCAATGATTATTGGTCGCAACTTTCTGGTGAAAATTAATGCCAATATCGGTAACTCTGCCGTGACCTCATCCATCGAAGAAGAGGTGGAGAAAATGGTGTGGTCTACGCGTTGGGGTGGCGATACGGTGATGGATTTATCGACCGGTAAAAACATCCATGAAACCCGCGAATGGATTTTGCGTAACTCGCCAGTGCCGATTGGTACCGTGCCCATTTACCAAGCGTTGGAAAAGGTTAATGGTGTGGCTGAAGACCTGACTTGGGAGTTGGTGCGCGATACCTTGATTGAGCAAGCCGAGCAGGGCGTGAGCTACTTCACTTTGCATGCCGGTGTGTTGCTGCGCTATGTGCCAATGACGGCGAATCGCTTGACCGGAATCGTCTCGCGCGGTGGTTCGATTATGGCGAAATGGTGCTTGGCGCATCATCAGGAGAATTTCCTGTATACCCATTTTGATGAAATCTGCCAGATCATGAAAGCCTATGACATCAGCTTCTCGTTGGGGGATGGCTTGCGCCCCGGCAGTATTCGCGATGCTAATGATGAGGCGCAATTTGCGGAGTTGGCGACTTTAGGCGAGCTAACCAAAATCGCTTGGGAGCACGATGTTCAGGTGATGATCGAAGGCCCGGGCCATGTGCCTATGCACAAGATCAAGGAGAATATGGAAGAGCAAGAGCGGGTTTGCCATGGCGCACCGTTTTACACGCTTGGCCCGCTAGTGACGGATATTGCACCGGGTTATGACCACATTACCTCCGGTATTGGCGCGGCGCAGATTGCATGGTATGGCACGGCGATGCTGTGTTACGTCACCCCAAAAGAGCATCTTGGTTTACCTAATCGTGATGATGTTAAAACCGGAATCATTACTTATAAAATCTCAGCCCATGCGGCGGATTTAGCCAAAGGCCATCCTTCGGCGCAGGCGCGGGATGATGCCATGTCGAAAGCGCGTTTTGAGTTCCGCTGGGTGGATCAATTCAATATTGGTTTAGACCCCGATACGGCGCGCGCTTATCATGATGCGACGTTGCCAAAAGAGTCGGCGAAGGTCGCTCATTTTTGCTCGATGTGTGGGCCGAAATTCTGCTCGATGAAGATCACTCAAGAGATTCGTGATGAGTTTGGAACCGGTCAGGCACAGGTTGATAAAGGCGTGCAAATTCAAAAGGCGATGGAAGAAAAGTCCATTGAATTTTTAAAGCAGGGCAGTGTGATTTATCGAGCAATTGAAGCAGAGGCTGCGAGCCAGTCATGA